A region of Toxorhynchites rutilus septentrionalis strain SRP chromosome 1, ASM2978413v1, whole genome shotgun sequence DNA encodes the following proteins:
- the LOC129761389 gene encoding uncharacterized protein LOC129761389, translating to MGSRIGAAPFAPYEAKYPIILPKQHPITFLLTDSYHRRLLHANNETVFNDMRQRFYVPALRRLVRKVASECQWCKNTKAAPRTPRMAPLPRARLIPFVKPFSYVGIDYFGPMLVKIGRSQVKRWVAIFTCLNIRAVHMEVVHSLSTQSCIMAFRRFVARRGAPLEVYSDNGTCFIGANRQLRMEIKKANETCASTFTNARTKWIFNPPAAPHVGGLWERMVRSVKTAMIAIGNGQRHPNEEVFETIVLEAESVINSRPLTYIALDSADQEALTPSHFLLYGTQGVNQPAVQPSDYRCALRDSWKLAQWMIDEFWRRWTKEYLPVIARRSKWFEPVKPLQVGDVVIVVDETTRNQWLKGRITEVFVAPDGQVRKARVLTAKGIILRPAVKIAVLDVFGTPGPHGSGNVTTTVTTSSLSNGVIG from the coding sequence ATGGGCAGTCGTATTGGGGCTGCCCCATTCGCCCCATACGAAGCTAAGTACCCCATAATTTTACCGAAACAACATCCGATAACCTTCCTTCTTACTGACAGCTATCACCGACGTTTACTTCATGCCAACAACGAGACGGTTTTCAACGATATGAGGCAAAGGTTCTACGTTCCTGCTTTGCGACGACTGGTAAGAAAAGTAGCATCCGAATGTCAGTGGTGCAAAAACACCAAAGCAGCTCCTCGAACTCCCCGGATGGCACCGTTACCAAGAGCACGATTAATACCCTTCGTAAAACCGTTCTCCTACGTTGGTATTGACTACTTCGGGCCGATGTTAGTCAAAATCGGAAGAAGCCAAGTCAAACGTTGGGTGGCTATATTCACCTGCCTGAACATTCGAGCGGTCCATATGGAAGTCGTCCATAGTCTATCGACGCAGTCGTGTATAATGGCTTTTCGGCGGTTCGTGGCACGTCGCGGAGCACCTCTCGAAGTGTACAGCGATAACGGCACCTGTTTTATCGGGGCAAATCGCCAATTGAGGATGGAGATAAAAAAGGCAAACGAAACCTGCGCTTCTACATTCACAAACGCACGCACAAAATGGATTTTCAATCCACCCGCAGCTCCACACGTGGGTGGACTGTGGGAACGGATGGTGCGATCCGTAAAAACGGCCATGATTGCTATCGGAAATGGACAGCGACATCCGAATGAAGAAGTCTTTGAAACCATCGTTCTTGAAGCTGAATCGGTTATCAACTCACGTCCTCTAACCTACATCGCTCTTGATTCGGCGGATCAGGAGGCGCTCACGCCCAGTCATTTTTTGTTGTATGGAACACAGGGGGTGAACCAACCAGCAGTACAACCATCAGACTATCGTTGTGCATTGAGAGATAGCTGGAAGTTAGCACAGTGGATGATCGACGAATTCTGGCGCCGTTGGACAAAAGAGTACCTTCCGGTCATAGCCAGAAGATCTAAGTGGTTTGAGCCAGTGAAGCCACTCCAGGTAGGGGATGTTGTAATCGTGGTAGATGAAACGACGCGGAACCAATGGTTGAAAGGAAGGATCACAGAGGTATTCGTAGCTCCTGATGGACAAGTCAGGAAAGCTAGAGTTCTAACGGCGAAGGGAATCATCTTGCGACCAGCTGTGAAGATAGCAGTATTGGACGTCTTCGGAACTCCCGGACCACACGGGTCGGGGAATGTTACGACAACCGTCACCACGTCGTCACTGAGTAATGGTGTGATCGGGTGA